A single genomic interval of Oncorhynchus mykiss isolate Arlee chromosome 13, USDA_OmykA_1.1, whole genome shotgun sequence harbors:
- the LOC110485717 gene encoding titin isoform X1 yields the protein MAVMIGIAFSVSWLCCLLIGGITCSTSEGDWSPALDSNAAWLDAGSLRSLGYSNYKSPKSQMQAQQKHPAAILRKDLAPMSQQPQQVWYPVQMLQKQQTAVLQQVGHQAHMLTHKQPTAVPQQVWHQAHMLTHKQPTAVPQQVWHQAHMLTHKQPTAVPQQVWHQAHMLTHKQPTAVPQQVWHQAHMLTHKQPTAVPQQVWHQAQMLPQPPTAVPQQVWYPAQMPLQQKQPTTVPQLGWYPAQMQQKQPTTVPQLGWHPAQFPQQKQLAPIAQHPQQVWHPSQFPQRQKDLAVEPQRQKDLAVEPQRQKDLAVEPQRQKDLAVEPQRQKDLAVEPQRQKDLAVEPQRQKDLAVEPQRQKDLAVEPQRQKDLAVEPQRQKDLAVEPQRQKDLAVEPQRQKQPTAVPQQVWHPALMPLQQKQPAPEPQQKELTAMPLQVWHPAQMPLQQKQPTAVPQQVWQPSQMPLQQKQPTAVPQQVWQPSQMPLQQKEPTAVPQQVWHPAQMPLQQKQPTAVSQQVWQPSQMPLQQKEPNAVPQQVWQPSQMPLQQTEPNAMPQQVWLPSQMPLQQKEPTAVPQQVWQPSQISLQQKEPTAVPQQVWQPSQMPLQQKEPTAVPQQVWHPAQMPLQQKQPTAVPQQVWQPSQMPLQQKEPNAMPQQVWQPSQMPLQQKEPTAVPQQVRHPAQMPLQQKQTTAMPQQVWNTFYTLQKQPTAVPQQVWHPAQMPLQQKQPTAKPQQVWQPSQMPLQQTEPNAMPQQVWQPSQMPLQQKEPTAVPQQVWQPSQISLQQKEPTAVPQQVWQPSQMPLQQKEPTAVPQQVWHQAHMLTHKQPTAVPQQVWHQAQMLPQPPTAVPQQVWYPAQMPLQQKQPTTVPQLGWYPAQMQQKQPTTVPQLGWHPAQFPQQKQLAPIAQHPQQVWHPSQFPQRQKDLAVEPQRQKDLAVEPQRQKDLAVEPQRQKDLAVEPQRQKDLAVEPQRQKDLAVEPQRQKDLAVEPQRQKDLAVEPQRQKDLAVEPQRQKDLAVEPQRQKDLAVEPQRQKDLAVEPQRQKDLAVEPQRQKDLAVEPQRQKQPTAVPQQVWHPALMPLQQKQPAPEPQQKELTAMPLQVWHPAQMPLQQKQPTAVPQQVWQPSQMPLQQKQPIAVPQQVWQPSQMPLQQKQPTAEPQQVWHPAQMPLRKKQPTAEPQQVWHPAQMPLQQKQPTAVPQQVWQPSQMPLQQKEPTAVPQQVWHPAQMPLQQKQPTAVSQQVWQPSQMPLQQKEPNAVPQQVWQPSQMPLQQTEPNAMPQQVWLPSQMPLQQKEPTAVPQQVWQPSQISLQQKEPTAVPQQVWQPSQMPLQQKEPTAVPQQVWHPAQMPLQQKQPTAVPQQVWQPSQMPLQQKEPNAMPQQVWQPSQMPLQQKEPTAVPQQVRHPAQMPLQQKQTTAMPQQVWNTFYTLQKQPTAVPQQVWHPAQMPLQQKQPTAKPQQVWQPSQMPLQQTEPNAMPQQVWQPSQMPLQQKEPTAVPQQVWQPSQISLQQKEPTAVPQQVWQPSQMPLQQKEPTAVPQQVWHQAHMLTHKQPTAVPQQVWHQAQMLPQPPTAVPQQVWYPAQMPLQQKQPTTVPQLGWYPAQMQQKQPTTVPQLGWHPAQFPQQKQLAPIAQHPQQVWHPSQFPQRQKDLAVEPQRQKDLAVEPQRQKDLAVEPQRQKDLAVEPQRQKDLAVEPQRQKDLAVEPQRQKDLAVEPQRQKDLAVEPQRQKDLAVEPQRQKDLAVEPQRQKDLAVEPQRQKDLAVEPQRQKDLAVEPQRQKDLAVEPQRQKDLAVEPQRQKDLAVEPQRQKDLAVEPQRQKDLAVEPQRQKDLAVEPQRQKQPTAVPQQVWHPALMPLQQKQPAPEPQQKELTAMPLQVWHPAQMPLQQKQPTAVPQQVWQPSQMPLQQKQPIAVPQQVWHPALMPLQQKQPAPEPQQKELTAMPQQVWHPAQMPLQQKQPTAVPQQVWQPSQMPLQQKEPTAVPQQVWQPSQMPLQQKEPTAVPQQVWQPSQISLQQKEPTAVPQQVWQPSQMPLQQKEPTAVPQQVWHPAQMPLQQKQPTAVPQQVWNTFYTLQKQPTAVPQQVWHPALMPLQQKQPTAKPQQVWHPAQMPLQQKQPTTVPQQVWHPAQMPLQQKQPTSMPQLVWNPFSTLQKQPTAVPQQVWHPAQMPLQQKQPTAVPQLGWHPAQFPQQKQLAPEPQQKELTAMPQQVWHPAQFPQQKQLAPMPLLQKEPTTIAQQPQQVWHPAQMSKNQTATEPQLQKQPPTTSQQSWHPAQMPLQQKQPATEPQQKELPAMPQQMWYRAKMLQQENHLAAMPQKLQVILQEPPLVWHPSQFPQQQTELAVEPQQQTELAVEPQQQTELAVEPQQQTELAVEPQQQTELAVEPQQVRYPAQMAQQQPNPIPQQLWHVAQISQQQLAPMSQQKHYESTEDGASGSSQASIVEQSGVIPISSYSSKSHYKNGRTVFSQISYTPREAMPVDSGNAPKDGYVSIGAPSIYPTLVKDSARNI from the exons ATGGCTGTGATGATTGGAATCGCTTTCAG CGTTTCTTGGCTTTGTTGCCTGCTAATTGGAGGGATAACGTGTTCTACATCAGAAG GTGATTGGTCTCCTGCACTGGATTCTAATGCAGCATGGCTTGACGCAGGATCACTTCGGTCTCTAGGATATAGCAATTATAAGTCTCCAAAATCTCAAATGCAAGCGCAACAGAAACATCCGGCCGCCATCCTGCGGAAGGACTTGGCCCCCATGTCCCAGCAACCTCAGCAAGTGTGGTATCCAGTTCAAATGCTGCAGAAGCAACAGACCGCCGTGCTCCAGCAAGTGGGGCATCAAGCTCACATGCTGACGCATAAGCAACCGACCgccgtgccccagcaagtgtggcatcAAGCTCACATGCTGACGCATAAGCAACCGACCgccgtgccccagcaagtgtggcatcAAGCTCACATGCTGACGCATAAGCAACCGACCgccgtgccccagcaagtgtggcatcAAGCTCACATGCTGACGCATAAGCAACCGACAgccgtgccccagcaagtgtggcatcAAGCTCACATGCTGACGCATAAGCAACCGACCgccgtgccccagcaagtgtggcatcAAGCTCAAATGCTGCCGCAACCACCGACCgccgtgccccagcaagtgtggtatccagctcaaatgcccctgcagcagaagcaACCGACCACCGTGCCCCAGCTGGGGTGGTATCCAGCTCAAATGCAGCAGAAGCAACCGACCACCGTGCCCCAGCTTGGGTGGCATCCTGCTCAGTTTCCCCAGCAGAAGCAACTGGCCCCCATAGCCCAGCATCCTCAGCAGGTGTGGCATCCATCTCAATTTCCCCAGCGGCAGAAGGACCTGGCAGTCGAGCCCCAGCGGCAGAAGGACCTGGCAGTCGAGCCCCAGCGGCAGAAGGACCTGGCAGTCGAGCCCCAGCGGCAGAAGGACCTGGCAGTCGAGCCCCAGCGGCAGAAGGACCTGGCAGTCGAGCCCCAGCGGCAGAAGGACCTGGCAGTCGAGCCCCAGCGGCAGAAGGACCTGGCAGTCGAGCCCCAGCGGCAGAAGGACCTGGCAGTCGAGCCCCAGCGGCAGAAGGACCTGGCAGTCGAGCCCCAGCGGCAGAAGGACCTGGCAGTCGAGCCCCAGCGGCAGAAGGACCTGGCAGTCGAGCCCCAGCGGCAGAAGCAACCGACCGCCGTGCCCCAGCAAGTTTGGCATCCAGCTCtaatgcccctgcagcagaagcaACCGGCCCCTGAACCTCAGCAGAAGGAACTGACCGCCATGCCCCTGCAAGTGTGGCATCCAGctcaaatgcccctgcagcagaagcaaccgaccgctgtgccccagcaagtgtggcaaccttctcaaatgcccctgcagcagaagcaaccgaccgccgtgccccagcaagtgtggcaaccttctcaaatgcccctgcagcagaaggaaccgaccgccgtgccccagcaagtgtggcatcctgctcaaatgcccctgcagcagaaaCAACCGACCGCCGTGTCCCAGCAAGTGTGGCAACCTTctcaaatgcccctgcagcagaaggAACCGAACgccgtgccccagcaagtgtggcaaccttctcaaatgcccctgcagcagacGGAACCGAACGCCatgccccagcaagtgtggctACCTTctcaaatgcccctgcagcagaaggaaccgaccgccgtgccccagcaagtgtggcaaCCTTCTCAAATTTCCCTGCAGCAGAAGGAACCGACCGCtgtgccccagcaagtgtggcaaccttctcaaatgcccctgcagcagaaggaaccgaccgccgtgccccagcaagtgtggcatcctgctcaaatgcccctgcagcagaaacaaccgaccgccgtgccccagcaagtgtggcaaccttctcaaatgcccctgcagcagaaggAACCGAACGCCatgccccagcaagtgtggcaaccttctcaaatgcccctgcagcagaaggAACCGACCGCTGTGCCCCAGCAAGTGAGGCATCCAGCTCAAATGCCCCTACAGCAGAAGCAAACGACTGCCATGCCCCAGCAAGTGTGGAATACATTTTACACACTGCAGAAGCAACCGACTGCCGTGCCCCAGCAAGTTTGGCATCCAGctcaaatgcccctgcagcagaagcaACCGACCGCCAAGCCCCAGCAAGTTTGGCAACCTTctcaaatgcccctgcagcagacGGAACCGAACGCCatgccccagcaagtgtggcaaccttctcaaatgcccctgcagcagaaggaaccgaccgccgtgccccagcaagtgtggcaaCCTTCTCAAATTTCCCTGCAGCAGAAGGAACCGACCGCtgtgccccagcaagtgtggcaaccttctcaaatgcccctgcagcagaaggAACCGACAgccgtgccccagcaagtgtggcatcAAGCTCACATGCTGACGCATAAGCAACCGACCgccgtgccccagcaagtgtggcatcAAGCTCAAATGCTGCCGCAACCACCGACCgccgtgccccagcaagtgtggtatccagctcaaatgcccctgcagcagaagcaACCGACCACCGTGCCCCAGCTGGGGTGGTATCCAGCTCAAATGCAGCAGAAGCAACCGACCACCGTGCCCCAGCTTGGGTGGCATCCTGCTCAGTTTCCCCAGCAGAAGCAACTGGCCCCCATAGCCCAGCATCCTCAGCAGGTGTGGCATCCATCTCAATTTCCCCAGCGGCAGAAGGACCTGGCAGTCGAGCCCCAGCGGCAGAAGGACCTGGCAGTCGAGCCCCAGCGGCAGAAGGACCTGGCAGTCGAGCCCCAGCGGCAGAAGGACCTGGCAGTCGAGCCCCAGCGGCAGAAGGACCTGGCAGTCGAGCCCCAGCGGCAGAAG GACCTGGCAGTCGAGCCCCAGCGGCAGAAGGACCTGGCAGTCGAGCCCCAGCGGCAGAAGGACCTGGCAGTCGAGCCCCAGCGGCAGAAGGACCTGGCAGTCGAGCCCCAGCGGCAGAAGGACCTGGCAGTCGAGCCCCAGCGGCAGAAGGACCTGGCAGTCGAGCCCCAGCGGCAGAAGGACCTGGCAGTCGAGCCCCAGCGGCAGAAGGACCTGGCAGTCGAGCCCCAGCGGCAGAAGGACCTGGCAGTCGAGCCCCAGCGGCAGAAGCAACCGACCGCCGTGCCCCAGCAAGTTTGGCATCCAGCTCtaatgcccctgcagcagaagcaACCGGCCCCTGAACCTCAGCAGAAGGAACTGACCGCCATGCCCCTGCAAGTGTGGCATCCAGctcaaatgcccctgcagcagaagcaaccgaccgctgtgccccagcaagtgtggcaaccttctcaaatgcccctgcagcagaagcaACCGATCGCCGTGCCCCAGCAAGTTTGGCAACCTTctcaaatgcccctgcagcagaagcaaccgaccgccgagccccagcaagtgtggcatccAGCTCAAATGCCCCTTAGGAAGAAGCAACCGACAGCCGAGCCCCAGCAAGTTTGGCATCCAGctcaaatgcccctgcagcagaagcaaccgaccgccgtgccccagcaagtgtggcaaccttctcaaatgcccctgcagcagaaggaaccgaccgccgtgccccagcaagtgtggcatcctgctcaaatgcccctgcagcagaaaCAACCGACCGCCGTGTCCCAGCAAGTGTGGCAACCTTctcaaatgcccctgcagcagaaggAACCGAACgccgtgccccagcaagtgtggcaaccttctcaaatgcccctgcagcagacGGAACCGAACGCCatgccccagcaagtgtggctACCTTctcaaatgcccctgcagcagaaggaaccgaccgccgtgccccagcaagtgtggcaaCCTTCTCAAATTTCCCTGCAGCAGAAGGAACCGACCGCtgtgccccagcaagtgtggcaaccttctcaaatgcccctgcagcagaaggaaccgaccgccgtgccccagcaagtgtggcatcctgctcaaatgcccctgcagcagaaacaaccgaccgccgtgccccagcaagtgtggcaaccttctcaaatgcccctgcagcagaaggAACCGAACGCCatgccccagcaagtgtggcaaccttctcaaatgcccctgcagcagaaggAACCGACCGCTGTGCCCCAGCAAGTGAGGCATCCAGCTCAAATGCCCCTACAGCAGAAGCAAACGACTGCCATGCCCCAGCAAGTGTGGAATACATTTTACACACTGCAGAAGCAACCGACTGCCGTGCCCCAGCAAGTTTGGCATCCAGctcaaatgcccctgcagcagaagcaACCGACCGCCAAGCCCCAGCAAGTTTGGCAACCTTctcaaatgcccctgcagcagacGGAACCGAACGCCatgccccagcaagtgtggcaaccttctcaaatgcccctgcagcagaaggaaccgaccgccgtgccccagcaagtgtggcaaCCTTCTCAAATTTCCCTGCAGCAGAAGGAACCGACCGCtgtgccccagcaagtgtggcaaccttctcaaatgcccctgcagcagaaggAACCGACAgccgtgccccagcaagtgtggcatcAAGCTCACATGCTGACGCATAAGCAACCGACCgccgtgccccagcaagtgtggcatcAAGCTCAAATGCTGCCGCAACCACCGACCgccgtgccccagcaagtgtggtatccagctcaaatgcccctgcagcagaagcaACCGACCACCGTGCCCCAGCTGGGGTGGTATCCAGCTCAAATGCAGCAGAAGCAACCGACCACCGTGCCCCAGCTTGGGTGGCATCCTGCTCAGTTTCCCCAGCAGAAGCAACTGGCCCCCATAGCCCAGCATCCTCAGCAGGTGTGGCATCCATCTCAATTTCCCCAGCGGCAGAAGGACCTGGCAGTCGAGCCCCAGCGGCAGAAGGACCTGGCAGTCGAGCCCCAGCGGCAGAAGGACCTGGCAGTCGAGCCCCAGCGGCAGAAGGACCTGGCAGTCGAGCCCCAGCGGCAGAAGGACCTGGCAGTCGAGCCCCAGCGGCAGAAG GACCTGGCAGTCGAGCCCCAGCGGCAGAAGGACCTGGCAGTCGAGCCCCAGCGGCAGAAGGACCTGGCAGTCGAGCCCCAGCGGCAGAAGGACCTGGCAGTCGAGCCCCAGCGGCAGAAGGACCTGGCAGTCGAGCCCCAGCGGCAGAAGGACCTGGCAGTCGAGCCCCAGCGGCAGAAGGACCTGGCAGTCGAGCCCCAGCGGCAGAAGGACCTGGCAGTCGAGCCCCAGCGGCAGAAGGACCTGGCAGTCGAGCCCCAGCGGCAGAAGGACCTGGCAGTCGAGCCCCAGCGGCAGAAGGACCTGGCAGTCGAGCCCCAGCGGCAGAAGGACCTGGCAGTCGAGCCCCAGCGGCAGAAGGACCTGGCAGTCGAGCCCCAGCGGCAGAAGGACCTGGCAGTCGAGCCCCAGCGGCAGAAGCAACCGACCGCCGTGCCCCAGCAAGTTTGGCATCCAGCTCtaatgcccctgcagcagaagcaACCGGCCCCTGAACCTCAGCAGAAGGAACTGACCGCCATGCCCCTGCAAGTGTGGCATCCAGctcaaatgcccctgcagcagaagcaaccgaccgctgtgccccagcaagtgtggcaaccttctcaaatgcccctgcagcagaagcaACCGATCGCCGTGCCCCAGCAAGTTTGGCATCCAGCTCtaatgcccctgcagcagaagcaACCTGCCCCTGAACCTCAGCAGAAGGAACTGACCGCCatgccccagcaagtgtggcatccagctcaaatgcccctgcagcagaagcaaccgaccgctgtgccccagcaagtgtggcaaccttctcaaatgcccctgcagcagaaggaaccgaccgccgtgccccagcaagtgtggcaaccttctcaaatgcccctgcagcagaaggaaccgaccgccgtgccccagcaagtgtggcaaCCTTCTCAAATTTCCCTGCAGCAGAAGGAACCGACCGCtgtgccccagcaagtgtggcaaccttctcaaatgcccctgcagcagaaggaaccgaccgccgtgccccagcaagtgtggcatcctgctcaaatgcccctgcagcagaaacaaccgaccgccgtgccccagcaagtgtggaATACATTTTACACACTGCAGAAGCAACCGACTGCCGTGCCCCAGCAAGTTTGGCATCCAGCTCtaatgcccctgcagcagaagcaACCGACCGCCAAGCCCCAGCAAGTTTGGCATCCAGctcaaatgcccctgcagcagaagcaaccgaccaccgtgccccagcaagtgtggcatcctgctcaaatgcccctgcagcagaaaCAACCGACCTCCATGCCCCAGCTAGTGTGGAATCCATTTTCCACACTGCAGAAGCAACCGACCgccgtgccccagcaagtgtggcatcctgctcaaatgcccctgcagcagaagcaACCGACTGCCGTGCCCCAGCTGGGTTGGCATCCTGCTCAGTTTCCCCAGCAGAAGCAACTGGCCCCTGAACCTCAGCAGAAGGAACTGACCGCCatgccccagcaagtgtggcatccAGCTCAATTTCCCCAGCAGAAGCAACTGGCCCCTATGCCTCTACTGCAGAAGGAACCAACCACCATAGCCCAGCAACCTCAGCAGGTGTGGCATCCAGCTCAAATGTCCAAAAATCAAACAGCCACTGAACCTCAGCTGCAGAAGCAACCACCCACCACGTCCCAGCAATCGTGGCATCCAGctcaaatgcccctgcagcagaagcaACCGGCCACTGAACCTCAGCAGAAGGAACTGCCCGCCATGCCCCAGCAAATGTGGTATCGAGCCAAAATGCTCCAACAGGAGAATCATCTGGCCGCCATGCCACAGAAGCTACAGGTTATTCTCCAGGAGCCTCCGCTCGTGTGGCATCCATCTCAATTTCCCCAGCAGCAGACGGAACTGGCCGTCGAGCCCCAGCAGCAGACGGAACTGGCCGTCGAGCCCCAGCAGCAGACGGAACTGGCCGTCGAGCCCCAGCAGCAGACGGAACTGGCCGTCGAGCCCCAGCAGCAGACGGAACTGGCCGTCGAACCTCAGCAAGTGAGGTATCCAGCTCAAATGGCCCAGCAGCAACCCAACCCCATTCCTCAGCAATTATGGCATGTAGCCCAAATTTCCCAGCAGCAACTGGCCCCAATGTCTCAGCAGAAGCACTACGAAAGCACTGAAGATGGTGCCTCTGGTAGTTCTCAGGCCAGCATTGTTGAACAGTCGGGTGTCATCCCAATCTCTTCCTACAGTTCCAAATCGCACTACAAGAATGGCAGAACTGTCTTCTCCCAAATCAGCTACACTCCTAGGGAGGCAATGCCTGTTGACAGTGGAAATGCTCCCAAGGACGGTTATGTTAGCATTGGTGCACCAAGCATATATCCAACACTAGTGAAGGATTCTGCAAG GAACATATAA